The following proteins are co-located in the Lagenorhynchus albirostris chromosome 2, mLagAlb1.1, whole genome shotgun sequence genome:
- the LOC132515394 gene encoding multifunctional methyltransferase subunit TRM112-like protein, giving the protein MKLLTHNLLSLPVQGIGACGFALCLQTTEVRINPVESNPDFVAGMIPKVEWAVLLEASDTLHLFKVPKKPIQGHEHKENFLRNMHHVLLEVDVLEGILQCPESGFLFSIRRGIPKMLLSDEVA; this is encoded by the coding sequence ATGAAGCTGCTCACCCACAACCTGCTGAGTTTGCCTGTGCAGGGAATTGGGGCCTGTGGCTTCGCCCTGTGCCTCCAGACCACTGAAGTCCGCATTAACCCTGTGGAGTCCAACCCCGACTTTGTGGCGGGAATGATACCTAAAGTGGAGTGGGCAGTGCTTCTGGAGGCTTCAGACACCTTGCATCTCTTCAAGGTGCCCAAAAAGCCAATTCAAGGACATGAACATAAGGAGAATTTTCTGAGAAATATGCACCATGTGCTGCTAGAGGTGGATGTGTTGGAGGGCATCCTGCAATGCCCAGAGTCTGGATTTCTATTCTCCATCAGACGTGGGATCCCCAAAATGTTGCTGAGTGATGAGGTAGCCTAG